In the genome of Hymenobacter cellulosivorans, one region contains:
- a CDS encoding class I SAM-dependent methyltransferase, translating to MTDTWTNRWNERYSAEAFAYGEQPNQYFQQQLDTLPAGQLLLPAEGEGRNAVYAATRGWQVSAFDISSAGQKKALHLAGTRGVTIDYQVGELEALQFTPGQFDALALIYAHFPASIKSAYHRQLSGYLRTGGLLIFEAFSKNHLAYLARNEKVGGPKDVESLFSLEEIRTDFAEYDFIELAETEIELTEGLYHNGLGSVIRCVARKK from the coding sequence ATGACCGATACGTGGACGAACCGGTGGAATGAGCGCTACAGCGCCGAAGCCTTTGCTTACGGTGAACAGCCCAACCAGTATTTCCAACAGCAACTTGATACGCTACCCGCGGGGCAGCTTCTGTTGCCGGCTGAGGGCGAGGGCCGCAATGCCGTGTATGCCGCTACCCGGGGCTGGCAGGTTTCGGCCTTCGATATCAGTAGCGCCGGACAGAAAAAAGCCCTCCATCTGGCTGGCACCCGGGGAGTAACCATTGACTATCAGGTTGGGGAGCTAGAGGCCCTGCAGTTTACTCCCGGCCAGTTTGATGCTCTTGCCCTTATTTACGCTCATTTCCCGGCCAGCATCAAATCCGCTTACCATCGGCAGCTGAGCGGCTATTTGCGCACCGGGGGCCTGCTTATTTTCGAGGCGTTCAGCAAAAACCACCTGGCCTACCTGGCCCGCAATGAGAAAGTCGGCGGACCGAAGGATGTTGAGTCGCTATTCTCCCTGGAAGAAATACGCACCGACTTTGCCGAATACGACTTTATCGAGCTGGCCGAAACCGAAATCGAGCTGACGGAAGGCCTGTACCATAACGGCCTGGGGTCCGTTATCCGCTGCGTGGCCCGGAAGAAATAA
- a CDS encoding serine hydrolase domain-containing protein, with product MTQTSTPKCLLVFFLFLLLSSFSAKAQISHPKIDSLINAYVSINKFNGSALVVKDGKKIYEKSFGYRNAATKSLNSANSIFPIGSLSKSFTALVVLKLVEEKKLAIDDPISNYIPAYPRGSEILIRHLLSNSSGIYEIFRDPEYVKQLNTNNTFSREELMAFFKNKPLDFEPGSQFSYSNSGFDLLGIIIEKVTGSSYSDAVSKYIFKPLRMNNSGFDFKSLKNANKVVQYSFISKTRQAETKPWNPSLNFSSGGLYSTTDDLLKFYQGLSSFKIVSRETFSQATTPFRGHYGYGWFIDDIHGNRVINHGGNVEGATSYFLLMPEHKIGIILLNNITSTSLEKIGNSMYAALQNMPYSLPKPKKGIELTETTLLRYTGTFEVSESYKVKIYEDAHRLFLQVNDASGVPLSAEKEGIFFVNDDDIVLEFISKDDKVIQLKIKQGLSTKVADKIG from the coding sequence ATGACCCAAACTAGTACCCCAAAGTGCCTGCTGGTATTCTTCCTTTTTCTTCTTCTAAGCAGCTTCTCAGCGAAGGCACAAATCAGCCATCCTAAAATCGACAGCCTGATAAATGCTTACGTTTCTATTAACAAATTCAATGGCTCGGCGCTGGTCGTAAAGGATGGCAAAAAGATTTACGAAAAAAGCTTCGGTTATCGGAATGCAGCCACCAAAAGTCTGAATAGCGCTAATAGCATATTCCCAATTGGCTCATTATCCAAATCCTTTACCGCCTTAGTTGTCTTAAAGCTTGTCGAAGAGAAAAAACTAGCTATTGATGACCCGATCAGCAACTATATTCCGGCCTACCCCCGGGGAAGTGAAATTCTAATCCGGCACCTTCTCTCCAACAGTTCCGGCATCTACGAAATATTCAGGGACCCGGAATACGTTAAACAACTAAACACCAACAATACGTTTAGTCGTGAAGAGTTAATGGCTTTTTTCAAAAACAAGCCGTTAGACTTCGAGCCCGGCAGTCAGTTTAGCTACTCTAACTCGGGCTTTGATTTATTAGGCATCATTATCGAAAAAGTCACGGGGTCTTCCTACTCAGACGCGGTAAGCAAGTATATATTTAAGCCCCTGAGAATGAACAACAGCGGCTTCGACTTTAAGAGTTTAAAAAACGCTAATAAAGTGGTGCAATACTCCTTTATATCGAAAACAAGACAAGCTGAAACCAAGCCCTGGAACCCGAGTCTAAACTTTTCATCCGGGGGCCTGTATAGCACCACGGATGATCTGCTTAAGTTCTACCAAGGACTAAGCAGCTTCAAAATAGTTTCCAGAGAAACATTCAGTCAGGCTACCACACCCTTCCGGGGGCACTATGGCTACGGTTGGTTTATCGACGACATACACGGTAACAGGGTAATCAATCATGGCGGAAATGTAGAAGGCGCCACCAGCTATTTTCTGCTGATGCCCGAGCATAAGATAGGCATCATCCTATTGAATAATATTACGTCAACCTCGTTGGAAAAAATAGGCAATTCGATGTATGCGGCTTTGCAAAATATGCCCTACAGCCTCCCTAAGCCCAAGAAAGGAATTGAGTTAACCGAAACCACCTTGCTAAGGTACACGGGCACCTTCGAAGTATCGGAAAGCTACAAAGTGAAAATCTACGAGGACGCGCACCGGCTTTTTCTACAAGTTAATGATGCTAGCGGAGTACCGCTGTCGGCTGAAAAAGAAGGCATTTTCTTCGTTAACGACGACGATATTGTGCTCGAGTTTATTTCCAAAGATGACAAAGTCATTCAATTGAAGATTAAACAAGGGTTATCAACAAAAGTAGCTGACAAAATAGGGTAA